In a single window of the Tellurirhabdus bombi genome:
- a CDS encoding NifU family protein, translated as METVFDYELLKEKVDTALNSIRPYLEADGGNVKVLEITEDKVVRLELLGACGSCPMSAMTFKAGLEESIRRSVPEVTGVEAVNITPAF; from the coding sequence ATGGAGACAGTTTTTGATTACGAGTTGCTTAAAGAAAAAGTCGATACCGCACTAAACAGCATCCGTCCGTATCTGGAAGCGGATGGTGGTAATGTGAAGGTATTGGAAATAACGGAAGATAAAGTAGTACGACTGGAATTACTGGGTGCGTGCGGTTCCTGCCCCATGTCAGCCATGACCTTCAAGGCGGGGCTGGAAGAGTCGATCCGGCGGTCGGTACCCGAAGTTACCGGGGTTGAAGCGGTCAACATCACGCCTGCTTTCTAG